TCTTCTGACGAATCAGCACGACGAAGCCTTCTGGAGAGCGACAGTATTCTCCATCAGATAAATCATTGAGTCATAGTAGGAGCAGAGGTCTGTGCAGTAAATATGTTACCGCCGGTTTTGATGCTTTCGGAACCAGTCCATGTATTAGAGTAACCAGGGGCCTTAGTAGCGCTAGGAACCGAACTAGAAATGGGTTCGATGCTTTGTGCTGAATCACTAAAATCAGCCTGTGCCAAAGAGATCTCGTAGTTGTCAAGGTCATAAACTACATATGCATCCACTAAAAATACATCGCCTAGGGTTCCTGAATCTGTATCTGAGGGCGTTATGCCTAGTAGACATTCGCCGTTTTGTGAACGGGTAATATGGTTTGTAATCTTGGCGTTGACCTGGAAACCACCAAAATCCAATATTAACCGTGTGTTATCGTTTTGTGAAGGGCACTTTAACTGGTAGTAACTGGTTTCAGAGTTATAAGTTGCTCCTAACTGCTTAGCCATTTGGTCAGTGACAGGACGTGGGAGAGTCATTAATGTCGTGCCAGAATCCAACAAGACAGGGAACTTGCTTGCTGTTAATGTAACGTTACTCGTAGAATCGGCAGCATTGGTATTAGTGCCGTTGGATTTATCTAAACTTATGCCAACACCTTGTAAAGTGACttggaattgaattggGTTTCCAGGAGCACCTGTGTTAATAATAGGAACCGTGTAGAGAGGACCAGTGTATTTGCTATGATCTACACCTCCGAACAGGATACCGCCTTGAGAGGCACCTGGAGAGTTAAGGAACAATGAGTACGCGTTAGCGTCAATGATACCTTGAGATTTGAGCACTTGTGGGAAATTTTCGTATGTGTaggatttggaatttaAAGTGGATGAGAAACCTGTGTTTGTAGTTTCCAACCCAGCAAGACCAATACCCAATACACCTTGAGTCACATTGGCTTGATGGGCAACACCCAATGAAACGTTTGGAATACTCAAAGAATTCATCTCAACGGTGTCTTGGCCAAATCTACCGAGAGCATAACTTTGGTCTCCATAACGGATCAATAAACTGGAATCGTTAGCTTTAAAAGAGCTCGATTTCGAATAATCAAAAGTACCATATTGATTGCAATCTATGGTGGGTTGTGGAGAGGGCAATGTAGGTGACTTCAGAGGTTTATCAGTAGAATTCGAGTCTGAAACCGCATGGTTTTCGCAGAACAAATTGTCAGCACCAGGAACCCATAGATCCGAAGAGCCAGTATCCAAAAGAACAGAAAGCTTTTGTGCAGGAGTACCAACGCTCAATTCAACAGAATAGAAGATGTAACGGTTGGTGGCATTTACGCTGATATCAGTATTTTGACTCGTGGGCGTTAAAATGTCCTTGTTATTAGCCGCCCCTCCATGTTTGTTGAAAGATAGTTGGATAATTTTGGGGGAGACTTCTCTACGGTGATTTTCGATAGCGGCTCCGCTCACAGTGGAAGCTAAAATCCCAATTGCATTCAAGGTGGTAAATTTCATTGTTAGTGGGTGGATGAAATGCAGAAGCCTGTTAATTGATTACAGCAATCCAAAGATCAAGAACTTCTTTTATATTTAATCTTGCCGGTTCAcaggaaagaaaaatcatAAACAcaaggaaaataaaaacataGAGCCTCTGCTGGTCTCGAAGCTCCATCCAACTGAGTAGGGAGCATCCGATTGCACCGATGGATTATGGCTCTTGCTATCTTAAGGCTCATATGTTTTGATCAACAGCGTTAGAAGTGCCCAAAAGTATTTTAGATCCTCGACCACAGACTCTGTAAGCCTCGAACGATTCAAAGTTGAAGTTGACAAATAGTAACTATTGACAAAGTGTAACAGCATAGAATGACATAATCCTGCAGTAGGCCCCTGCAGTAGGCTCCTGCAGGACCACCGACATTCCTAGATACGCGAAACGTTAGTTCTTGCATACTTGAGATCTCGAACTTCTGTTCTCGGTGATACCCTTACAGGGCGCCATACGCGACAGCACAATAGCTAAATGGATTGAGCTTATTGACCAAACAGTGCccaatcaattgaatggGGGGGGGGAGGTCAGTTATGCGAGACCGGTTATGCAGGACCATAGGTACGTCAAtaatttgttgttgtagtgATTAACATTGCGTTCTCGTCTACAGTTTGACTAAGAGATTACTTAGGTAACTTGTAGGTATCATTGGTGGTGCAGATGAGACGTTCCTCTTCGACTAGAGAATGCAAGTATGATTCTAGTTGGGAAGGAGTCACCATACTGAACcccaattcttttggaGTAGTTACCTTTAGGAAGGAGTGGATCTTTTTAACTTTGAGGGCGCCCAAATTGGTTAACATCCCTTGTATGAATGGCCATGTTTGTTCTAGAATAGAGGTGAGTCTTGAATCGCGATCTGGCGACATGGTGCGGGCCTGGCTACTTGCACTGGAATCTTTGCTAGCCGGTAGATTTTCCGCAGGTTGATCGTCGAGATATTCTCTTGTCTTGTAAGCGTTTCCATCGTAGTACAGAACGCCTTCTTGAACCCAATGCTGCAATGCTGCTCGAGCTCTAGCAGGATCCATCTGTAGACGTGCGCCAATCATCTGTTCTGTGAGTCCCGTGGTGGTGGCTGTTGATGCATCGAACTGCTGGATCACACTGCACTGTTCCAAAGTGGCTTCACAGCGTTTTTTGCGCCCATCTTGGAAACTTAGAGTAAGTACCACTATTCCTTGATCCTTATAAAGATGTAATGCTCTACCTGGCTTTATTTCACTGTAAACTTGGCAGTATTTGTCTAATTCAAGCGCCATCTGAGGATCTAATTGGAACGTCCAACCATTAGAAGAGTTATCACGGTTCCAGTAGAGTGGTGAAATGAATTTCGGATAAATCCTTTGATCTAGTCCGGCTACCTGATGCATGCGTTTGCAGAGTTCACTACTGCCACGGACATCTCTCAACATTACATCGATGTTGTTGATATTGGAAGGATCACCACCTCTAACACCATCTATAGATccaccatcaccaccaccgatGCCTGTAGCTACCACGGCGGCTGCACCTGCAGGGCCAAATTTGGTCTTAAGGAGCCTTAAGCAGTGAGACCATTTGCGATCTAGCGTGTAGAGCTTCAGAGTGAGAAGCTTTCTAGTCAAAAGACTTAAAAATTCAGAGACAAAAAAATCCTTTGATTCAAACATGTCCATGAGGATGTCCAATAGATTTCTACTAGCCGATAAGGATTTActgtaattcttggaaatgGTGTCCATTGGTTCCGGCGTCCATtgtaaaaaattcttgataacACTCTTGTAAGGTAAACGTGGGTCTAGCATAGCGGCGGTTGTAGCGGTGGAAGCTGGTCTTGAGAGAAGATCTGCCTGCGGTATAGTTTCAAAACTGGATTCTATACCAAATTCTGGATCTTTTAGCTCTTGGGACAATTGATTTAATGAATTTGTGTCCAAGTAAGCTCTAGCGGGGCCCTCGAATTCTTCTGATTGTAATTCTAATATAGCATAGAGCAAAACAGTAACAAGGTCATTTCTCTCTTGGAAATAAGGTTTCACAAATGCTGATACAGAATTTAAACAACGACCAGTTGGATCCAAAGTTAAAAAAGCTTTTACGGTTTTTACGTAAGCCAGCAACGCATTTACCGTTGAAATACTaggattcaaaatttgtCTTTCGAAATTCGACAAGAATTCAACCACAATCTGAGTAAAATCCTTAGATTTGACTAAAACCCTTCTCAACTCAAGCAAAGTAGGCTTAGAATCTGGATACACCCCCACCACTATATCGAATATTTCCTTAGTTCTTAGCTTCACGAATTGCCTTTCAAATAAGTGGTAAACCACAGTGGTCAATTCGTGATTATCCTCGGGACAAGCCAATAAAAGACAGAATTGACTCCAATAGCTAGTAATAAATCTGTTGAATGTTTCCATGATGAGAAATCGGTTATTCCAAGTACCTGTCATTTGGTCTTGACAAAAGCGACTTATCTTTTCCACTATGAGGTCTAGCATTaaatccattgaagatACATTACTGTTAGACTCATTGAGCCATTTAACCACATCCATAGCTAGATCAAAATCGTCTTCCATTACTAAATCTTTTAACCTCGATACCACGTTAATTCTAAGCTTCTTGTGTCGATTCAACAAGTAGTGCATCAGACCGTCCCTTTCACCGATCCATTCTTCAGGACAATTCTCAAAAATATACACATATTTCAGAGGAAATTCGTAGTATTTTACTAACCTTTGGACATCTTTAAATGTATGCAAATTGGATAGTGATGCAAAGAAGTGCAATCTCACTTGATAGACATAAAACTGTCTCACAAGTTGTATGAATAAATAGCCTGTGTCTCTCTCATCTTCTCGTAATTCCATATTATAATACTGATTTACTAACATTTTGATAGAATTTTTAAGCCTCAAGGTTGGCGGTTTACACTGGTGATTGCTCTGCGGTTCGTTAGGATTTATCCATGTTAACAGCGATTCGAGGTCGTCTTCGCAGTTAGGATGAGTTCGAAGGGCTACCTCTTGGATTTGTACCAATAACCTTTTTAAGTCTTCACCAGCTCTCATTACAGCGTTCATACCGGCTGGTATTGATCTCTTTCTATGTAACTAAGAGATCAACTGATATTGGTCTTTGGGTACAAAATCGATCTTcaatgcgatgagctttcGATGttaaataaaaaaatacaCTAGAAACATAGAAACCTAAACCCTGGAAAGATCTGGTCTAGATGGTATGTTAGATATTTTggtattcaattcaattgcaattcaaattttactAACAAGTTTCCTGTTGATAGGAGAACTTAGTAGCTACTTTCAAATCGCTGGCACAATGCAGCGATAGAACAGCTAGAGATTATTTGAATACCCATAATTGGGACGTTAATCAAGCATTAAATGATTATTATGATAGCGAACATGATCAAGATCAGTCTTATTCACCTGAATTACCGCAATTATTCAGGAAATACGCTGTAGTGACTCCCCATGGGTTCATAATGGATACTGACGGTCTTATCAGGTACATTGGAGATTTAGGAtatgaaattgataatttagCCACTATCTGTCTTGCACAATTGTTACATTGTCAAAGATTAACAGATGGTATAACTGAGGGCCAATTTTCCTACAATTGGCAACAAAATGGATGTACTTCACTACATCAGATGGGTAAATTAGTACAAAGATTAGACCATAAGTTACGCACCGATCAAGATTATACGGCTCAAATTTACAATTATACTTTTGAACTAGCTTTGGACCCAGGCGCTAAGACCCTGGAGACACACACAGCTGTACAATACTGGACACTTTTTTTTGCTACAGGACAATACCCAGTGATAGTAGAGCAGCAGTTCTTTCAACTATGGATATCTTTTGTCCAGCAAGAGCAATCTATCTCGAGGGATACATGGCGGATGCTTTTCCCATTCTTCAACCgtttttccaatttgcAATCGGTAAGAGACAATTACAACGAGGCAGATGCTTGGCCATATATcatcgatgaattttacgAATACTTGGCTGATAAGGGTGAGATCTAAGAAAGTGACAATGAGCAGTGAGGTCCATCAATCAGGTCCATACCGGTTATTAATGTGGTTCATTTCGAGAGCACATCACTTACCCGCACATTTCTCCAAGTTCATTGATACCGAAtatcaaaagtttcacGAAGTTTAAAGGAAGAATAGTGAGAAGAGCAGACTTCCAGGAAGGGCTAGGAGGACAAGGAAAACTTTGTGGACAGTCTGTGAAAGTCTTTCTTCTGGTTAGATAGTGatattctcttttttctgttttttcTCTTCGTTTCCC
The genomic region above belongs to Zygosaccharomyces rouxii strain CBS732 chromosome F complete sequence and contains:
- a CDS encoding pepsin-like aspartic protease (similar to uniprot|P12630 Saccharomyces cerevisiae YIL015W BAR1 Aspartyl protease secreted into the periplasmic space of mating type a cells, cleaves and inactivates alpha factor allowing cells to recover from alpha-factor-induced cell cycle arrest and to YLR121C uniprot|Q12303 Saccharomyces cerevisiae YLR121C YPS3 Aspartic protease, attached to the plasma membrane via a glycosylphosphatidylinositol (GPI) anchor and to YLR120C uniprot|P32329 Saccharomyces cerevisiae YLR120C YPS1 Aspartic protease, attached to the plasma membrane via a glycosylphosphatidylinositol (GPI) anchor and to YDR144C uniprot|P53379 Saccharomyces cerevisiae YDR144C MKC7 GPI-anchored aspartyl protease (yapsin) involved in protein processing; shares functions with Yap3p and Kex2p and to YIR039C uniprot|P40583 Saccharomyces cerevisiae YIR039C YPS6 Putative GPI-anchored aspartic protease, member on vGLC.1466.) — protein: MKFTTLNAIGILASTVSGAAIENHRREVSPKIIQLSFNKHGGAANNKDILTPTSQNTDISVNATNRYIFYSVELSVGTPAQKLSVLLDTGSSDLWVPGADNLFCENHAVSDSNSTDKPLKSPTLPSPQPTIDCNQYGTFDYSKSSSFKANDSSLLIRYGDQSYALGRFGQDTVEMNSLSIPNVSLGVAHQANVTQGVLGIGLAGLETTNTGFSSTLNSKSYTYENFPQVLKSQGIIDANAYSLFLNSPGASQGGILFGGVDHSKYTGPLYTVPIINTGAPGNPIQFQVTLQGVGISLDKSNGTNTNAADSTSNVTLTASKFPVLLDSGTTLMTLPRPVTDQMAKQLGATYNSETSYYQLKCPSQNDNTRLILDFGGFQVNAKITNHITRSQNGECLLGITPSDTDSGTLGDVFLVDAYVVYDLDNYEISLAQADFSDSAQSIEPISSSVPSATKAPGYSNTWTGSESIKTGGNIFTAQTSAPTMTQ
- the APC2 gene encoding anaphase promoting complex subunit 2 (similar to uniprot|Q7LGV7 Saccharomyces cerevisiae YLR127C); the protein is MNAVMRAGEDLKRLLVQIQEVALRTHPNCEDDLESLLTWINPNEPQSNHQCKPPTLRLKNSIKMLVNQYYNMELREDERDTGYLFIQLVRQFYVYQVRLHFFASLSNLHTFKDVQRLVKYYEFPLKYVYIFENCPEEWIGERDGLMHYLLNRHKKLRINVVSRLKDLVMEDDFDLAMDVVKWLNESNSNVSSMDLMLDLIVEKISRFCQDQMTGTWNNRFLIMETFNRFITSYWSQFCLLLACPEDNHELTTVVYHLFERQFVKLRTKEIFDIVVGVYPDSKPTLLELRRVLVKSKDFTQIVVEFLSNFERQILNPSISTVNALLAYVKTVKAFLTLDPTGRCLNSVSAFVKPYFQERNDLVTVLLYAILELQSEEFEGPARAYLDTNSLNQLSQELKDPEFGIESSFETIPQADLLSRPASTATTAAMLDPRLPYKSVIKNFLQWTPEPMDTISKNYSKSLSASRNLLDILMDMFESKDFFVSEFLSLLTRKLLTLKLYTLDRKWSHCLRLLKTKFGPAGAAAVVATGIGGGDGGSIDGVRGGDPSNINNIDVMLRDVRGSSELCKRMHQVAGLDQRIYPKFISPLYWNRDNSSNGWTFQLDPQMALELDKYCQVYSEIKPGRALHLYKDQGIVVLTLSFQDGRKKRCEATLEQCSVIQQFDASTATTTGLTEQMIGARLQMDPARARAALQHWVQEGVLYYDGNAYKTREYLDDQPAENLPASKDSSASSQARTMSPDRDSRLTSILEQTWPFIQGMLTNLGALKVKKIHSFLKVTTPKELGFSMVTPSQLESYLHSLVEEERLICTTNDTYKLPK
- the DCN1 gene encoding NEDD8 ligase DCN1 (similar to uniprot|Q12395 Saccharomyces cerevisiae YLR128W DCN1 Hypothetical ORF), encoding MENLVATFKSLAQCSDRTARDYLNTHNWDVNQALNDYYDSEHDQDQSYSPELPQLFRKYAVVTPHGFIMDTDGLIRYIGDLGYEIDNLATICLAQLLHCQRLTDGITEGQFSYNWQQNGCTSLHQMGKLVQRLDHKLRTDQDYTAQIYNYTFELALDPGAKTLETHTAVQYWTLFFATGQYPVIVEQQFFQLWISFVQQEQSISRDTWRMLFPFFNRFSNLQSVRDNYNEADAWPYIIDEFYEYLADKGEI